One window from the genome of Anguilla rostrata isolate EN2019 chromosome 5, ASM1855537v3, whole genome shotgun sequence encodes:
- the fgf7 gene encoding fibroblast growth factor 7 gives MRKWMLRWNLPNLLSGLYLHIFFLVGSVCLACSDRTPEQMAAIMNCSKHERHTRNYDYMEGGDVRIRQLFSRTQWFLTIDEYGNINGTQDPTNCYSILEIRTVSEGGVLAIKGVKSQYYISMNRTGVLQGKKTYNENCNFKEVFLENYFNAYSSAKWTKQNGKEMFIALSQKGRPLKGRKTRKENISSHFIPMKCKEEDRRVD, from the exons ATGCGCAAATGGATGCTGAGGTGGAACCTGCCAAATCTGCTCTCCGGACTGTACTTGCACATTTTCTTTCTAgtgggcagtgtgtgtttagCCTGCAGTGATAGGACTCCAGAGCAAATGGCTGCAATTATGAACTGTTCCAAACATGAACGGCACACCAGAAATTACGACTATATGGAGGGAGGGGATGTAAGAATCAGACAGCTTTTCAGCCGGACGCAGTGGTTTCTCACAATCGACGAATACGGCAATATCAACGGAACACAAGATCCCACAAATTGCTACA GTATTCTTGAAATCCGGACAGTCTCAGAGGGAGGTGTCCTGGCCATTAAGGGGGTGAAAAGCCAATATTACATATCAATGAACAGGACAGGGGTTCTGCAAGGCAAG AAGACCTACAATGAAAACTGCAACTTTAAAGAGGTATTCTTGGAAAACTACTTCAACGCTTACTCATCTGCAAAGTGGACTAAGCAAAATGGTAAGGAAATGTTCATCGCTCTGTCTCAGAAGGGCCGACCGCTGAAGGGAAGGAAGACCAGGAAGGAGAATATCTCATCTCACTTCATTCCCATGAAATGCAAAGAGGAAGACAGACGAGTGGACTGA